Proteins encoded in a region of the Planococcus citri chromosome 1, ihPlaCitr1.1, whole genome shotgun sequence genome:
- the Asph gene encoding aspartyl/asparaginyl beta-hydroxylase isoform X3, giving the protein MSSDSGARKRNVPIKKKKGSAGSINPGGITVREIPLSKPSADELIHVQKDVQFGDNWCKVAVFFAISSALVGVAYCVFLGNNSGTQSESQAFDWLPSLPSLPSFDFFSNNELPQEAIDEEPVVDNEAESSYLDLLWSLYPFGQNDEPPASEVSTEKSEKDEDISKELENDKDSREDDSKESGNQDESKESNNEDELENNNDQDDSRDDHESEENPDDEKNTDEEEDDQNDNNNDTDDENQKDEDTDENDVSNSADDVVNKFEQYKSYNYYSQKKDDDEDDDLQKDSKEDDDDSSKESKEQIDRRDERYNYYHNRESEEVKKYEYIKGEDDHNESAEEEGLEKIDSEENTKDENEEETKIPEDDSHSSEEVEHDPVVLPEEPVEPEAEEPNEEPQSGNIDRVANEADAVLIDAGGDYGDLADIAQSIADNLLDSMNNDSNSYNEPSEAENRTLQDYLETPSNSATEQSEDESANEPANDGSIPMDSEKSQTASETESETDDDSEYGKGDYDRMNITNRADWQYRHQLDEADDDWDREDILNATLKYTAILEQEPKSVRAQYGMVRFYDSKADSLQSNSYLANVIELYQKLLHMPDIPEALAKVIAERTLIRMRFIGNYDESVSLLKMLIEKYPQQVSYQINLAISYLILNKLPEAEAILEKVLRNDPDNGLGLVNYGFIVKMKGEYEKAVDTLSRGISSGVKGTDDSKFYYHLGEALQRLGRTEEALKLYQSAADKRIFRSKYQRSLYNVNGLKAKPWWVPADTQYNDFFKSLERNWEKIRDEVKKIMMKEKHKTFKDEAEQLREKGEWKQLEIFSRGVEKSTCKKLPVTCGLIRGFVPAAGCRRGQVKFSIMEPGTHVWPHCGPTNCRLRAHLGLIVPKNVTIRVAEETRSWREGEVLLFDDSFEHEIWHNGTSSRLILIVDVWHPNLSEDKRKTLSAI; this is encoded by the exons ATGTCTTCTGACTCTGGAGCACGTAAACGAAATGTTccaatcaaaaagaaaaaag GAAGTGCCGGTAGCATTAATCCGGGAGGAATTACCGTTCGTGAGATCCCTTTGAGTAAACCGAGCGCCGATGAGCTGATCCATGTTCAGAAAGATGTACAATTCGGTGACAATTGGTGTAAAGTAGCtgtattttttgccatttccagTGCTCTCGTTGGAGTAGCGTATTGCGTCTTCCTTGGAAACAACTCTG GCACACAAAGCGAATCTCAAGCGTTTGATTGGCTTCCTTCGTTACCATCGTTGCCCAGTTTCGACTTCTTCTCCAACAACGAACTACCTC AAGAAGCAATCGACGAAGAACCGGTGGTTGATAATGAAGCTGAATCTAGTTATTTAGATTTGCTATGGTCGTTGTATCCTTTCGGTCAGAATGACGAACCACCAGCTTCGGAGGTATCTACAGAAAAGTCAGAAAAAGATGAAGATATTTCTAAAGAATTAGAAAATGATAAAGATTCTCGTGAAGATGACAGTAAAGAGTCTGGTAACCAAGATGAAAGTAAGGAGTCTAATAACGAAGACGAATTAGAAAATAATAACGATCAAGATGACAGTCGAGATGATCACGAAAGTGAAGAAAATccagacgatgaaaaaaatacagatgaagaagaagacgatcaaaatgataataataacgATACCgatgatgaaaatcaaaaagacGAAGACACCGATGAAAATGATGTTTCGAACTCAGCCGATGATGTAGTAAACAAGTTCGAACAGTATAAATCGTACAATTATTATTCTCAGAAAAAGGAcgacgatgaagacgacgaTCTTCAAAAAGATTCCAAAGAAGATGACGACGATTCATCTAAAGAAAGTAAAGAGCAAATTGACCGTCGTGATGAAAGGTATAATTATTATCATAATCGAGAATCCGAAGAggtgaaaaaatacgaatacatAAAAGGCGAAGATGATCATAATGAAAGTGCCGAGGAAGAAGGGCTAGAGAAAATTGACAGCGAGGAAAACACCAAAGATGAGAATGAAGAAGAAACCAAGATCCCTGAAGACGATTCTCACAGTAGCGAAGAAGTCGAAC atgATCCTGTTGTGCTTCCCGAGGAGCCAGTTGAACCAGAA gCAGAAGAACCTAATGAAGAGCCGCAATCTGGAAACA tTGATCGAGTTGCAAATGAAGCCGACGCTGTTCTCATTGACGCTGGCGGAGATTATGGTGACTTGGCAGATATCGCTCAATCAA TTGCTGATAATTTGCTGGATTCCATGAATAACGATTCTAATTCGTATAACGAACCTTCCGAAGCT GAAAACAGAACGCTGCAAGATTATCTAGAAACGCCTTCAAATTCTGCCACTGAACAATCTGAGGACGAATCAGCGAATGAACCAGCTAATG ACGGAAGCATACCGATGGATTCTGAAAAATCACAGACTGCATCTGAAACAGAGAGTGAAACTGATGACGATTCGGAGTATGGAAAG ggTGATTACGACCGAATGAATATAACGAATCGAGCAGATTGGCAGTACAGACATCAGCTCGATGAGGCTGACGATGATTGGGATCGTGAA GATATTCTGAACGCAACTCTTAAGTATACAGCCATTCTTGAACAAGAACCGAAATCTGTACGAGCTCAATATGGCATGGTTAGATTTTACGACTCGAAAGCCGATAGTCTTCAAAGTAACTCGTACCTAGCCAACGTGATAGAATTATATCAAAAACTATTGCATATGCCTGACATACCTGAAGCTTTGGCAAAAGTAATTGCCGAGAGAACTCTTATTAGGATGAGATTCATAG GTAATTACGATGAATCTGTATCGTTGCTTAAAATGTTGATTGAGAAGTATCCTCAGCAAGTTTCCTATCAAATTAATCTCGCCATTTCTTACCTAATATTAAATAA ATTACCAGAAGCAGAAGctattcttgaaaaagtgctgAGAAATGATCCTGATAACGGATTAGGTTTGGTTAACTACGGATTCATTGTGAAAATGAAAGGTGAATACGAGAAAGCAGTCGATACTTTGAGTAGAGGTATCTCGAGCGGTGTGAAAGGAACTGATGATAGTAAGTTTTATTATCATTTGGGAGAAGCTTTACAAAGATTGGGAAGAACAGAAGAAGCATTGAAG TTGTATCAAAGTGCTGCTGATAAACGAATATTTCGTTCTAAGTATCAACGATCGTTGTATAACGTTAATGGATTGAAAGCTAAACCTTGGTGGGTTCCTGCGGATACACAATACaacgattttttcaa AAGTTTGGAACGTAACTGGGAAAAGATTCGCGATGAAGTGaagaaaataatgatgaaagaGAAGCACAAAACGTTTAAAGATGAAGCCGAACAATTACGTGAAAAAGGAGAATGGAAGCAGCTCGAGATATTTTCCAGAG GAGTAGAAAAATCGACGTGTAAAAAGCTCCCTGTAACTTGCGGTTTAATCAGAGGATTTGTTCCTGCCGCCGGATGTCGCAGAGGGCAAGTTAAATTCAGTATTATGGAACCAGGCACTCACGTTTGGCCTCACTGTGGTCCAACCAATTGCAGATTAAGAGCCCACCTTGGTTTAATTGTTCCTAAAAATGTTACCATTCGAGTTGCCGAAGAAACCAG GAGCTGGCGTGAAGGAGAAGTGCTTCTGTTCGATGACAGCTTCGAACACGAGATCTGGCATAATGGTACGTCATCCAGATTGATCTTGATAGTCGACGTATGGCATCCAAATCTATCGGAAGATAAACGTAAAACTTTGTCCGCCATTTGA